TAGTCGGACTTCGCGGAGATGTGCACCGGCCCATTCTGGGCCATCGGGCGCCGGGAGCGGGCCGGCCAGGGGGCCGTCAGAAGAGGACGGAGGCGAACGTCCCGACCTGGGTGAACCCCACCCGGGCGTACGCGGCGCGCGCGGGCGCGTTGAAGCTGTTGACGTAGAGCGAGACGACGGGCGCGAGGCGGGTGCGCGCGAGCTCGGCCACCGCGGCCATGCCGCCGACGGACAGGCCCCGGCCGCGCACCGAGGGATCGACCCAGACGCCCTGCACCTGGCAGGCCTGCGGCGTCACGGCGCCGACCTCGGCCTTGAAGAGGACCCGCCCGTCCTCGATGCGCGCGAAGCAGCGCCCGGCCCGCACCAGCTCCTCCACCCGCGCGCGGTAGAGCGCGCCGCCGTCGTGCCCGACCGGCGAGACGCCCACCTCCTCGGTGTACATCGCCACGCACGCCGGCACGAGCAGGTCGGTCTCGTGCGGCTCGACGACGCGCACGAGCGGGTCCGGCGGCGCCGTCGGCGGCCCCTCGAGGACGCACAGCGGCTGGTCGGGGCGGACCTCGCGCGCGGGCCCCCAGTGCGGCTCGAGCAGCTCCCACAGCGGCAGCACCTGCGCGGCCGGGCCGACGAGCGAGGAGCAGCGCCGCCCCTGGCGCCGCGCGCGCTCGGCGAAGGCGGCGACCGCCTCGCGGCCCGCCCGCACCGGGATGAGGTTCGCCCCCGCGTAGCAGACGGCGTCGAGCCGGCCGTCGACGACGTGGCCCCACACCTGCCCGCCGAGGCGCCAGGGCTCGAGGCCGGAGGCGCGCACGCGCGCGGCGAGGAAGGCGTTGACCACGGGGTCCTCGTCGAGCAGCGCGAGCACCGCGTCGAGGTCGTCCGCGCCGCACAGGCGCAGCGACGACGTCCGCAGCACGCGCTCCCCCCTCACCGCGGCGGCACCTGCGCCGGCGCCGGGCTCAGGCCCAGCTGATCGTGGGCTCGCCCGAGGGTACGCCCGCCGCCCGCATCTCCTCGGCCAGGCGCCCCGCCTCCTCGACGAGCGTCTCGACGATGAGCGCCTCGGGGACGGTCTTGATGACCTCGCCCTTGACGAAGATCTGGCCCTTGCCGTTGCCGGACGCCACGCCGAGGTCCGCCTCGCGGGCCTCGCCGGGGCCGTTGACGACGCAGCCCATGACGGCGACGCGCATCGGGACGTCGAGGCCCTCCAGGCCGGCGGTCACCTGGTCGGCCAGCGTGTAGACGTCGACCTGGGCGCGGCCGCAGGACGGGCAGGAGACGATCTCGAGGCCGCGCTGGCGCAGGCCGAGCGACTCGAGGATGGCGATGCCGACCTTGACCTCCTCGGCCGGCGGGGCCGAGAGGGAGACGCGGATGGTGTCGCCGATGCCCTCGGCGAGCAGCGCGCCGAAGGCCACGGCCGACTTGATGGTGCCCTGGAAGGCCGGCCCGGCCTCGGTGACGCCCAGGTGCAGCGGGTAGTCGCACTGCTCGGCGAGCAGCCGGTACGCGTTGACCATGACCACCGGGTCGTTGTGCTTGACCGAGATCTTGAGGTCGCGGAAGCCGTGCTCCTCGAACAGCGAGCACTCCCACAGCGCGGACTCCACGAGTGCCTCGGGGGTGGCCTTGCCGTGCTTGGCGAGCAGGCGCTTGTCGAGCGAGCCCGCGTTGACGCCGATGCGGATCGGGGTGCCGGCGTCGGAGGCCGCCTTCGCGATCTCCTTCACCTTGTCGTCGAACTGCCGGATGTTGCCCGGGTTGACCCGGACCGCCGCGCAGCCGGCGTCGATCGCCGCGAAGACGTACTTGGGCTGGAAGTGGATGT
The sequence above is a segment of the Vallicoccus soli genome. Coding sequences within it:
- a CDS encoding GNAT family N-acetyltransferase, which produces MLRTSSLRLCGADDLDAVLALLDEDPVVNAFLAARVRASGLEPWRLGGQVWGHVVDGRLDAVCYAGANLIPVRAGREAVAAFAERARRQGRRCSSLVGPAAQVLPLWELLEPHWGPAREVRPDQPLCVLEGPPTAPPDPLVRVVEPHETDLLVPACVAMYTEEVGVSPVGHDGGALYRARVEELVRAGRCFARIEDGRVLFKAEVGAVTPQACQVQGVWVDPSVRGRGLSVGGMAAVAELARTRLAPVVSLYVNSFNAPARAAYARVGFTQVGTFASVLF
- the ispG gene encoding flavodoxin-dependent (E)-4-hydroxy-3-methylbut-2-enyl-diphosphate synthase, with the protein product MPVSLGMPAVPPRPLAVRRRSRQLDVGGVKVGGTAPVSVQSMTTTPTTDIGATLQQIAELTASGCDIVRVAVPSQDDADALPVIARKSTIPVIADIHFQPKYVFAAIDAGCAAVRVNPGNIRQFDDKVKEIAKAASDAGTPIRIGVNAGSLDKRLLAKHGKATPEALVESALWECSLFEEHGFRDLKISVKHNDPVVMVNAYRLLAEQCDYPLHLGVTEAGPAFQGTIKSAVAFGALLAEGIGDTIRVSLSAPPAEEVKVGIAILESLGLRQRGLEIVSCPSCGRAQVDVYTLADQVTAGLEGLDVPMRVAVMGCVVNGPGEAREADLGVASGNGKGQIFVKGEVIKTVPEALIVETLVEEAGRLAEEMRAAGVPSGEPTISWA